The DNA segment TTGGTGACCGATGCCCACACTCGGATCCGGATCCCAGGTCATCCCCATGCCACCCTGGCGGATCTTCAGGTGGGGGATATCCTGACCGCCCGGGCAGTGGGCAATCCGGATGGAACCTGGCTGGCCCGCACGGTGATCGCGCGCTCGCCGAAGCTTCCGAAGCCTGGCGCTCAAGGCCCTAAACCCGGTGCCCCGCCCACTCGGCGGCCGTAGGATAATGCATCCGCTTACCCCTTCGGCCGATCGGTTCTAATCCCAATGTGTGGGGCGGCGCGTCTTCCGCGCGTCGCCCCACACGCCATGGGTCGTTGATCATAAGCCCGGATAAGGAGCAACATGCGTCTCCGGCGAATCCTTCTCGGTTTCCTGATCATCGGGATGGCCATCCTCGGGTGCGTCCAGAGGGCTCCGGGTGGGAGGTTGCCTGGACCTTTCCGGACAGCGCCTGCGATCCCATCCCCGGGCATGAGGGGACCCCAGTCCCCATCCATGCCATCTGGATCCCCTCCGGCGGAGGGGAGCGCCTCGTCGGCAGATGAGGTCCTTTCGCTGGAGGGCCCCGTTGAGGCCATCATCCCGGGCGGTTATCAGGTGGCCGGCCATCGGGTTCGGGTTTCCCCTGACCTCGATGCGGAGGGCCCGCTGCCTCCCGGGGTCTACGTGACGGTGATCGGCTCCCGCGCCCCCGATGGGGGGCTGATCGCGGAGTCTTTCGAGGTGCTGCGGCGTCCGGAGGCGGAAGGAGAATGGGAAGGGGTGGTCGAGGAGGCGCTTCCCCATGGCTATCGAGTGGATGGGCGTCAGGTGCTCGTGCTCCCCACCACGGCCCTCATCGGGACTCCTCAGGTGGGCCAGTATGTTTACCTTTCCGGCTTCGAGCAGCCGGACCACACCATCCTTGCGGATAGCCTGATCGTGCTGGAATCTCCGTAATGGGGGATCCAACCCATGACCGGAAGGTTGTGGGGATGAGGAAAGATCGTTCAGAGGTTGGGGGCGTCGGGCGCCCCCAACCCCCTTCCTGGAGTCCTGTCCTTCAGTCCCTCATCAGGAAAGGGTTGGCCACCCGTTCCTCCCCGATGGTCGTCCACGATCCGTGTCCGGGATAGACCCGTGTTGCATCGGGAAGGCGGAGCAATTTCTCCCGGATGCTGCGCATCAGGGTCTCGTAATCCCCTCCCGGCAGGTCGGTGCGGCCGATGCCTCGCGCGAAGAGGACGTCGCCGTCGAACACCACGCCGGCTTCCGGCTCATAAAGCGAGATGTGTCCTGGCGTGTGCCCCGGGGTAAACAGCACATGAAACCGCAACGTTCCCACTTCCAGGACATCCCCATCCTGCAGCTCCAGATCGGGAAGGGGGCTGGGAGGCATCGGGATCGCCCACCAGTCCGCCCCCCCTTTGGCTTGCAGGAGCGGGAGATCGGCGGGGTGCAGGGCCAGCGGAGCGCCAGTGGCTGAAACCACGGCCCCGTTGGCGCCGATGTGATCCCAGTGCGCGTGGGTGTTGATCACATAGCGCACCTTCAGCTCCAGCGCTCGGACCACCGCCAGGATCTGGTCGGGATCCCAACCCGGATCGATGATCACCGCTTCCCGGGTCTCCGGGCAGGCGGCGATATAGCAATTGGTGGCGAGCGGGCCGACGGTCAGGATCCGCAAGTGCATGCGAGCGGAGGAAGGAGGGCGGGACATCCACAGCCTCCCGGAAGTGAGATCTCGAGGGATGTCAGATCCAGGGGCCGCCTTCCCGCTCCTCCAGGGCGGCCCGGACAGCGGCCTCGATGTGAGGCAACGCGAGGCCCCCCAGCCCGGCCCCGAAGAGCACGCCGGTGATCCATCGCATCCACGAGTTAAAGGAGCCCAGGGCATCTCCAACATAAAACCACGAGGGCAGGCGCCCCCCGGTCAGCATCACGAGCCAGGCATTGTCATAGCGAAAGCCGCGCTCCCCGATCCCATAGAGGAGGTCATTGATGAAATGCGTGGTGCCATCCACCGCCATGGGAAGGGCCAGCAGGAAGAAAACCCCTATGGAAAGCGGCCGCCAGCGCCGGCCGCTTAAAGCATAAAGAAGCGCTGCAACCCAGAGGCTGGTATACATGGAGATCATGCGGTCCGACCAGGCGACCTTATACCCGAAGGCCGGATTGCCGGTGAACTCCCGCAGCAAGAGGGGATCCTCATAGGGCCAGACCTGACGGATCTCGCTCAGCGAATACATCGGCTTGGGCCCGAACAGGAAAAGAGATCGCTGGGGCAGCTGATGGCAGAAGAGGCTGTAGAGCGCGTAAAGCCCGCGGGCCGGCATTTCCCAGCCCAAGCGCATGAACACGGGCGCAAGCCACGGAAGGCCAACGAAAAGGCCGTATCCGATCAGGAAGACCCAGATCCATTCGCGCAGAAGCCATCGGCTGAGGCGCTCTGGGATCGAACGGTGGGCTCCCTGTTCTATACCCCGCCAACTGCCGCCCCAGGGCAGGGCTTCGACATTTCCCTGCCTTTCATCAGCCGTCGAAGAGCGCATTTCGGAGATTCCCCCTCATGGATTCACGGATCTATTATATTATACGATTTGTCGGCGGAGCGTCTCTTCCGCCTGGGGAGATGTTAGCGGGCCAGGCGATCCACAAGACCCTGTGTATGCCGGAGGCTCCTGATGCGTCTGCCGTTCTTCGGACCCACTTTTGAGGAGATGCGGGATCCATCGTGTCAGCCGACGGAGATTCGCGCGCGCGCCCTCGAGGCCCGGGCGCGCAATCCCCTGGATCCTTACAACCTGTTTCACATCACCTGGCGCGATCCCGCCGGCCGGATTTATTACGAGGTCCTGCCCTCCGCCCTCACCGGCGTGGAGGCGCCCATCGTGGTCCTGTATTCCAAGGATTTCCCCACCGGCTCCCACAAGGTGGGGGCTGCCTACTCCATCCTGATGGAGAAGGTGCTTCTGGAAGGCCTGCGGCCGGGGCACCACATCCTGGTCTGGCCCTCGACCGGGAACTATGGCATCGGCGGGGCCTGGGTCGGCGGCCGGATGGGGTTTGAGGGGATCGTCATCCTCCCCGAGGGGATGAGCCGGGAGCGGTTCGAGCGCATCGCCGCCTACGGTGCCCGGGTGATCAAAACCCCTGGCTCCGAGAGCAATGTGAAAGAGATCTACGACAAATGCAAGGAGCTGGCGGGGGCGGATCCGCGGGTGCGTATCCTGAACCAGTTCAGCGAGCTCGGGAACTATCGCTTCCATTATTACGTCACCGGGAACACTATCGTCGAGCTGGCGGCTCAGCTTCACCAGCAGGGGATTGGGAACGGCCGCGTGGCCGCTTTCGTCTCGGCCATGGGCTCGGCGGGGACCATTGGTGCGGGCGATCGCCTGAAGCAGGTGTGGCCGGCGTGCCGGATCGTCGGCCTGGAGCCGATCCAGTGCCCCACGCTCTATATGAACGGCTATGGCGTCCACGACATCCAGGGCATCGGCGACAAGCATGTCACCTGGATCCATCACGTGATGAACATGGACGCCCTGATGTGCATCGATGATCTCTCCTGCAAGAAGGGCCTGCAGCTTCTGACAGAGGAGCCGGGCTGGAGGGTGCTCGCCCGCTGGGGGATCCCCGAGGAGCAGATCCAGCGCCTCTCCCAGATCTTCGGCATCAGCGGGGTCGCCAATGTGCTGGGGGCCATCAAGACAGCGAAATTCTATCGTTTCGGCCCGAAGGATCTCATCGTCACCGTCGCCACGGATAACATCGAGCGCTATCGATCGGTGATGGCGGAGCTCACTCGGCAGTGCGGGCCGATGGATGAAACGGAAGCTACCGTGCGTCTGGTTCACATCTTCCACGGCCAGGGGCTGGACTGGATCCAGGAGGGGACGCAGGAGAACCGGCGCCGGTGGCACAATCTCAAATACTTCACCTGGGTGGAGCAGCAGGGAAAGACGGTGGAGGAGCTGGACGCCCAGCTGGATCCGGAGTGGTGGGAGCGGGAGCAGGCCCGCATCCCGGAGCTGGACCGCATGTGGCGCGAGGCGAGGGGGTTTTAATCGGAAATTCCCCACCGGCTTCTCGAATAAGGGCTTCCCAGAGGGGTGGGGGCAGATCCGGAATGGAAGAGGCGGTCGCGGCCTTCTTCGATGTGGACTACACGGTGCTTTCGGTGAGCTCGGGGCGGCAGTGGGTGCGCTATCTGCGCCGAAGCGGCCGGATGACCTGGGCGATGTGGGGGATGTTCCTCTGGCTGGCCCTGCGCTACTACCTGGGGCTGCTGGAATTCCCCCGGGCGAGCGCCAGACTGACCGCGATGATCGCCGGGGCCGATGAGGCGGCTTTCCGGGAGGAAACCCGCCGCTGGTTTGAGGAGTGGGTGCGGCCTTACATCGCCCCGCGAGCCGTAGAGCGGATCGCCTGGCATCGCGCCCGGGGGCATCGGGTCGCCCTGGTCTCCGGGGCCACCGAATATGTGGTGCGTCCCCTGGCCGAGGTCCTCGGGATCCCGGATTACCTGTGCACCCGCCTGGAGGTTATCGATGGGCGCCTCACCGGTCGGGTGGTGGAGCCCCCGTGTTATGGCCCGGGCAAAGTCTACTGGGTGGAACGCTATGCCATGGAGAAGGGGATCGCGCTCGATCAAAGCTATTTTTATTCCGATAGCTACACCGATCGCTATCTGCTGCTGCGCGTGGGCCATCCGGTCGCCGTGAACCCCGATCCCCGCCTGCGCCGGCTGGCGCACCGGCGCGGGTGGCCGGTCGAGCGCTTTTACTGAGCCGGAGGCGGGCATCGCCCGGCGATCGGCTCGCGGCTGGGTCCTGGGCACCCCATGGATCCGCGGCGGCTCACTCCGGATAGGTCGGCCCTGCCGTGAGGGGCCCCACCATGTTTCGGAACTCCGTCCGGCTCCAATCGCAACGGGTGCAGGCGACCCGGACTTCCTCTATGTAAGGGTCATGCTCGTCGGGCTGAAGGATGGACCAGCGGAGCCGGCCGCCGCATTGCGGGCAGGTCGGGGTGATCAGCCAGGAGTAAACCCCGGGAGGGTTAATCCACGCCAGGGCCGTCATCACTAGGGCCAGGACGATGCCGATCAGAGCGGGCCCCTGGGGCCGCGCCCCGATCCCGATCCCGGCCCAGATCAGCATGAGCAGGGCGATGAACCAGCGCACGTAGGGATACCGGATGAACAGCATAGTTTCCTCCGCTCTCATGTCAGATCCGGTGACCGCGAGGGGAGCCCGCGTGGCTCCGATCCGCGCGTCCCCTAATCAAGCACCTCTCCATAATTCACCGGCGCGCTCCACGCCGGGCGGATCGCCACCCGCTGATGGACCTGCGGCCCCAGCTTCTCCCAGTAGGCCGCCCGGTCGGGAACCCCATAGACCCATTCCTCCAGCCATGCGTTCAGGCGCTCCGGATCCCGGGAGATGGCATCCCATTCCACATAAAAGGCATTATCCCGATCATAATAGCCCTGGGCGTAGGAGGGATGCGCGCCGTAGGGCCCATGACAGACGGCCGTCACCAGAAAGCCCGGGATCACCGTCCGGTTCGGATCCTGACGGATCACCTCGGGGGGGACGATCTCCTCAGCGGTGACGATCACCCGTCGGGCGGCGAGGGCAGCT comes from the Thermoflexus sp. genome and includes:
- a CDS encoding DUF5666 domain-containing protein yields the protein MPSGSPPAEGSASSADEVLSLEGPVEAIIPGGYQVAGHRVRVSPDLDAEGPLPPGVYVTVIGSRAPDGGLIAESFEVLRRPEAEGEWEGVVEEALPHGYRVDGRQVLVLPTTALIGTPQVGQYVYLSGFEQPDHTILADSLIVLESP
- a CDS encoding MBL fold metallo-hydrolase, which encodes MSRPPSSARMHLRILTVGPLATNCYIAACPETREAVIIDPGWDPDQILAVVRALELKVRYVINTHAHWDHIGANGAVVSATGAPLALHPADLPLLQAKGGADWWAIPMPPSPLPDLELQDGDVLEVGTLRFHVLFTPGHTPGHISLYEPEAGVVFDGDVLFARGIGRTDLPGGDYETLMRSIREKLLRLPDATRVYPGHGSWTTIGEERVANPFLMRD
- a CDS encoding DUF2085 domain-containing protein, whose protein sequence is MRSSTADERQGNVEALPWGGSWRGIEQGAHRSIPERLSRWLLREWIWVFLIGYGLFVGLPWLAPVFMRLGWEMPARGLYALYSLFCHQLPQRSLFLFGPKPMYSLSEIRQVWPYEDPLLLREFTGNPAFGYKVAWSDRMISMYTSLWVAALLYALSGRRWRPLSIGVFFLLALPMAVDGTTHFINDLLYGIGERGFRYDNAWLVMLTGGRLPSWFYVGDALGSFNSWMRWITGVLFGAGLGGLALPHIEAAVRAALEEREGGPWI
- a CDS encoding PLP-dependent cysteine synthase family protein, translating into MRLPFFGPTFEEMRDPSCQPTEIRARALEARARNPLDPYNLFHITWRDPAGRIYYEVLPSALTGVEAPIVVLYSKDFPTGSHKVGAAYSILMEKVLLEGLRPGHHILVWPSTGNYGIGGAWVGGRMGFEGIVILPEGMSRERFERIAAYGARVIKTPGSESNVKEIYDKCKELAGADPRVRILNQFSELGNYRFHYYVTGNTIVELAAQLHQQGIGNGRVAAFVSAMGSAGTIGAGDRLKQVWPACRIVGLEPIQCPTLYMNGYGVHDIQGIGDKHVTWIHHVMNMDALMCIDDLSCKKGLQLLTEEPGWRVLARWGIPEEQIQRLSQIFGISGVANVLGAIKTAKFYRFGPKDLIVTVATDNIERYRSVMAELTRQCGPMDETEATVRLVHIFHGQGLDWIQEGTQENRRRWHNLKYFTWVEQQGKTVEELDAQLDPEWWEREQARIPELDRMWREARGF
- a CDS encoding HAD family hydrolase, translating into MEEAVAAFFDVDYTVLSVSSGRQWVRYLRRSGRMTWAMWGMFLWLALRYYLGLLEFPRASARLTAMIAGADEAAFREETRRWFEEWVRPYIAPRAVERIAWHRARGHRVALVSGATEYVVRPLAEVLGIPDYLCTRLEVIDGRLTGRVVEPPCYGPGKVYWVERYAMEKGIALDQSYFYSDSYTDRYLLLRVGHPVAVNPDPRLRRLAHRRGWPVERFY
- a CDS encoding zinc ribbon domain-containing protein, which produces MLFIRYPYVRWFIALLMLIWAGIGIGARPQGPALIGIVLALVMTALAWINPPGVYSWLITPTCPQCGGRLRWSILQPDEHDPYIEEVRVACTRCDWSRTEFRNMVGPLTAGPTYPE